One window from the genome of Pseudomonas sp. L5B5 encodes:
- a CDS encoding lactate permease LctP family transporter: MQTWQQLYSPLGSLGLSALAAVIPIVFFFLALAVFRLKGHVAGSITLALSILVAIFAFQMPADMALAAAGYGFAYGLWPIAWIIVAAVFLYKLTVKSGQFEIIRSSVLSITDDQRLQVLLIGFCFGAFLEGAAGFGAPVAITAALLVGLGFNPLYAAGLCLIANTAPVAFGALGIPIIVAGQVTGIDAFKIGAMTGRQLPLLSLFVPFWLVFMMDGLRGVKETWPAALVAGLSFAVTQYFTSNFIGPELPDITSALASLVSLTLFLKIWQPKRSADARIPGVSADIAITASAGGFGQPRTSQASPYSLGQIFKAWSPFLILTVLVTIWTLKPFKAMFAAGGSMYAWVFNFAIPHLDQMVVKVAPIVTAPTAIPAVFKFDPISATGTAIFFSALLSMLVLKINLKTGLTTLKETFYELRWPILSIGMVLAFAFVTNYSGMSSTMALVLAATGAAFPFFSPFLGWLGVFLTGSDTSSNALFSSLQATTAHQIGVNDTLLVAANTSGGVTGKMISPQSIAVACAATGLVGKESDLFRFTLKHSLFFATIVGLITLAQAYWFTGMLVH, from the coding sequence ATGCAAACCTGGCAACAGCTCTATAGCCCGCTTGGCAGCCTCGGCCTGTCCGCCCTCGCCGCCGTCATCCCGATCGTGTTCTTCTTCCTGGCCCTGGCCGTATTCCGCCTCAAGGGACACGTCGCCGGAAGTATCACCCTGGCCTTGTCGATCCTGGTGGCGATCTTCGCCTTCCAGATGCCCGCCGACATGGCCCTCGCTGCCGCTGGCTATGGATTTGCCTACGGTCTGTGGCCCATCGCCTGGATCATTGTCGCCGCCGTTTTCCTCTACAAGCTGACCGTGAAGAGCGGCCAGTTTGAAATCATCCGCAGCTCGGTGCTGTCGATCACCGACGACCAGCGCCTGCAGGTACTGCTGATCGGCTTCTGCTTCGGCGCCTTCCTCGAAGGGGCGGCAGGTTTCGGCGCCCCGGTGGCGATCACTGCCGCCCTGCTGGTGGGCCTGGGCTTCAACCCGCTGTATGCCGCCGGCCTGTGCCTGATCGCCAACACCGCGCCCGTGGCCTTTGGCGCCCTGGGCATCCCGATCATCGTCGCCGGCCAGGTGACCGGCATCGACGCCTTCAAGATCGGCGCCATGACCGGTCGCCAACTGCCATTGCTATCGCTGTTCGTCCCCTTCTGGCTGGTTTTCATGATGGACGGCCTGCGCGGGGTCAAGGAAACCTGGCCAGCAGCGCTGGTGGCCGGCTTGAGCTTTGCCGTCACCCAGTACTTCACCTCGAACTTCATCGGTCCCGAGCTGCCGGACATCACTTCGGCCCTGGCCAGCCTGGTCTCCCTGACCCTGTTCCTGAAGATTTGGCAACCCAAGCGCAGCGCCGACGCAAGAATCCCCGGCGTCAGCGCCGACATCGCCATCACCGCCAGTGCCGGCGGCTTTGGCCAGCCGCGTACCAGCCAGGCCTCCCCCTACAGCCTGGGCCAGATCTTCAAGGCCTGGTCGCCGTTCCTGATCCTCACCGTGCTGGTCACCATCTGGACCCTCAAGCCGTTCAAGGCGATGTTCGCAGCCGGCGGTTCGATGTACGCCTGGGTGTTCAACTTCGCCATCCCGCACCTGGACCAGATGGTGGTCAAGGTGGCCCCGATCGTCACCGCGCCGACCGCCATCCCGGCGGTCTTCAAGTTCGACCCGATCTCGGCCACCGGCACGGCGATCTTCTTCTCGGCGCTGCTGTCCATGCTGGTACTGAAGATCAATCTGAAAACTGGTCTGACCACTTTAAAGGAAACCTTCTACGAGCTGCGCTGGCCGATCCTGTCCATCGGCATGGTGCTGGCATTCGCCTTCGTCACCAACTACTCGGGCATGTCCTCGACCATGGCTCTGGTACTGGCGGCCACCGGTGCAGCGTTCCCGTTCTTCTCGCCGTTCCTGGGCTGGCTCGGAGTGTTCCTCACCGGTTCCGATACCTCGTCCAACGCCCTGTTCAGCTCGCTGCAGGCCACCACCGCGCACCAGATCGGGGTCAATGACACCTTGCTGGTCGCGGCCAACACCAGCGGTGGCGTGACCGGCAAGATGATTTCGCCACAATCGATCGCCGTGGCCTGCGCCGCCACCGGCCTGGTGGGCAAGGAATCCGACCTGTTCCGCTTTACCCTCAAGCACAGTCTGTTCTTTGCCACTATCGTCGGTCTGATCACCCTGGCCCAGGCCTACTGGTTCACCGGCATGCTGGTGCACTAG
- a CDS encoding (Fe-S)-binding protein, translating to MSELFYNAVPNATRVAPPLAEPRQYPSTKPARVYLFGTCVVDLFYPEAGMDAIHLLEREGIRVEYPQGQSCCGQPAYTSGYTEQARIVARSQLALFAGDYPVVVPSGSCAGMLREHYADLFKDEPETLKQVQALAARTYELAEFLLHVCKVQLKDSGAPVKVALHTSCSARREMNTHLHGRELLSQLSNVERVEHSHESECCGFGGTFSVRMPDISGAMVADKTRALKDSGAHQVLSADCGCLMNINGALEKQQEALRGQHLASFLWQRTGGAR from the coding sequence ATGAGCGAGCTTTTCTACAACGCCGTGCCCAACGCGACCCGTGTCGCGCCACCGCTGGCCGAACCCCGGCAGTACCCCAGCACCAAGCCGGCGCGGGTCTACCTGTTCGGCACCTGCGTGGTCGACCTGTTCTATCCCGAAGCCGGGATGGACGCGATTCACCTGCTGGAGCGCGAAGGCATTCGCGTGGAATACCCACAGGGGCAAAGCTGCTGCGGACAACCGGCCTACACTTCGGGTTACACCGAGCAGGCACGCATCGTGGCCCGCTCGCAATTGGCGCTGTTTGCCGGCGACTATCCGGTGGTGGTGCCCTCGGGCTCCTGCGCAGGCATGCTGCGCGAGCACTATGCGGACTTGTTCAAGGACGAGCCCGAAACACTGAAACAGGTGCAGGCCCTGGCCGCCCGTACCTACGAGCTGGCCGAGTTCCTCCTGCATGTGTGCAAGGTGCAGCTCAAGGACAGCGGCGCACCGGTCAAGGTGGCGCTGCACACCTCCTGCTCGGCACGCCGGGAAATGAACACCCACCTGCATGGCCGTGAGTTGCTGTCACAGCTGAGCAACGTGGAACGGGTAGAACACAGCCACGAAAGCGAATGCTGTGGCTTTGGCGGGACTTTCAGCGTCCGAATGCCGGACATCTCCGGCGCCATGGTCGCGGACAAGACCCGTGCGCTGAAAGACTCCGGCGCCCATCAGGTACTGAGTGCCGACTGCGGCTGCCTGATGAACATCAACGGCGCCCTGGAAAAACAGCAAGAGGCGTTGCGCGGCCAGCACCTGGCGAGCTTCCTCTGGCAACGCACTGGAGGTGCCCGATGA
- a CDS encoding LutB/LldF family L-lactate oxidation iron-sulfur protein encodes MSTPELIPTTTLADDFRTRAHQALGDQQLRNNFRSAMDSLMAKRAASFSDAHEREHLRALGNAIRARALSKLPELLERLEQNLTRNGVTVHWAETVDEANGIVLSIIRAHEARQVIKGKSMVSEEMEMNHVLAEQGIECLESDMGEFIVQLDHEKPSHIIMPAIHKNAGQVASLFHDKLDVEYTKDVDQLIQIGRRVLRQKFFEADIGVSGVNFAVAETGTLLLVENEGNGRMSTTVPPVHIAVTGIEKVVENLRDVVPLLSLLTRSALGQPITTYVNMISGPRKEHELDGPQEVHLVLLDNGRSQAFADSELRQTLNCIRCGACMNHCPVYTRIGGHAYGEVYPGPIGKIITPHMVGLAKVPDHPSASSLCGACGEVCPVKIPIPALLRRLREENVKAPDSPHQVMRGQGSKYSRKERFIWNAWARLNSSPTLYRLFTLAATRLRALAPSNVGPWTQNHSAPKPAARSLHDLAREHLAKQGDR; translated from the coding sequence ATGAGCACTCCAGAGCTGATTCCGACCACGACGCTGGCGGACGATTTTCGTACCCGGGCCCACCAGGCCCTGGGTGACCAACAACTGCGAAACAACTTTCGCAGTGCCATGGATTCCCTCATGGCCAAGCGTGCGGCCTCGTTCAGCGATGCCCACGAAAGAGAACACCTGCGCGCCCTGGGCAATGCGATTCGCGCCCGGGCGCTGTCCAAGCTGCCCGAGCTGCTCGAGCGCCTGGAACAGAACCTGACCCGCAACGGTGTGACAGTGCACTGGGCGGAAACGGTGGACGAGGCCAATGGCATCGTTCTTTCGATCATCCGTGCTCACGAGGCACGGCAAGTGATCAAGGGCAAATCGATGGTCAGCGAAGAGATGGAAATGAACCATGTCCTCGCTGAACAAGGCATTGAATGCCTTGAGTCGGACATGGGCGAGTTCATCGTCCAGCTCGACCACGAGAAGCCTTCACACATCATTATGCCGGCGATCCACAAGAATGCCGGTCAGGTCGCGTCCTTGTTCCACGACAAACTCGACGTGGAGTACACCAAGGACGTTGACCAACTCATTCAGATCGGTCGCAGGGTCCTGCGGCAGAAATTCTTCGAAGCCGATATCGGCGTTTCCGGCGTCAACTTCGCCGTGGCCGAGACCGGCACCCTGCTGCTGGTGGAAAACGAAGGCAACGGCCGCATGTCCACCACCGTGCCGCCGGTGCACATCGCCGTCACCGGGATCGAGAAAGTCGTCGAGAACCTGCGCGACGTAGTACCACTCCTGTCGCTGCTGACCCGTTCGGCCCTGGGCCAGCCCATCACCACCTACGTCAACATGATCTCCGGCCCGCGCAAAGAGCATGAGCTGGACGGCCCCCAGGAAGTACACCTGGTGCTGCTGGACAACGGCCGCAGCCAGGCGTTTGCCGACAGCGAACTGCGCCAGACCCTGAACTGCATCCGCTGCGGCGCCTGCATGAACCACTGCCCGGTGTACACCCGAATCGGCGGCCATGCCTACGGCGAGGTCTACCCGGGGCCGATCGGCAAGATCATCACCCCGCACATGGTGGGCCTGGCCAAGGTCCCGGACCACCCCAGCGCTTCGTCGCTATGCGGCGCTTGTGGTGAAGTCTGCCCAGTGAAGATCCCGATCCCGGCGCTGCTGCGGCGCCTGCGCGAAGAGAACGTCAAGGCGCCGGACAGCCCTCATCAAGTGATGCGCGGCCAGGGCAGCAAGTACTCGCGCAAGGAACGTTTCATCTGGAACGCCTGGGCCCGCCTCAACAGCTCGCCGACCCTGTATCGCCTGTTCACCCTCGCCGCCACACGGCTGCGGGCACTGGCCCCGAGCAACGTCGGCCCCTGGACGCAGAACCACAGTGCGCCAAAACCCGCCGCCCGGTCGCTGCATGACCTGGCCCGTGAGCACCTGGCCAAGCAGGGAGACCGCTGA
- a CDS encoding LutC/YkgG family protein, with the protein MSAKHNILAKLRNSLTGTTPIVDNFDEALVTEPYTYTAEQRIPQLRKQMEAVHTEIHLSSAAGWPELLARLLQERQLRSLLIAPGTAYGQQVTQHWSEHPELPELKAYDRPVEEWKAELFNDTPASLTSTLGAIAATGSLILWPTREEPRLMSLVPPVHFALLKASEIHDNFYQVQQQMNWAAGMPTNALLVSGPSKTADIEQVLAYGAHGPKDLVVLILEDQ; encoded by the coding sequence ATGAGCGCCAAGCACAACATCCTCGCCAAGCTGCGCAACAGCCTGACCGGCACCACACCGATTGTGGATAACTTCGACGAGGCGCTGGTCACCGAGCCTTACACCTATACCGCCGAACAACGCATCCCGCAGTTGCGTAAACAAATGGAAGCGGTGCACACCGAAATTCACCTGAGCAGCGCGGCCGGTTGGCCAGAACTGCTGGCTCGGCTGCTGCAGGAGCGCCAGTTGCGCAGCCTGCTGATCGCCCCGGGCACAGCCTATGGCCAGCAAGTGACGCAGCACTGGAGCGAGCATCCCGAGCTGCCTGAACTCAAGGCCTATGACCGGCCGGTGGAAGAGTGGAAAGCCGAGCTGTTCAACGACACCCCGGCCAGCCTCACCAGTACCCTGGGGGCCATCGCCGCCACCGGCAGCCTGATCCTCTGGCCAACCCGGGAAGAGCCGCGGCTGATGAGCCTGGTGCCGCCGGTGCATTTCGCCCTGCTCAAGGCCAGCGAGATCCACGACAACTTCTATCAGGTGCAGCAACAGATGAACTGGGCCGCCGGCATGCCGACCAATGCATTGCTGGTGTCCGGCCCATCGAAAACCGCTGATATCGAGCAAGTCCTGGCTTACGGCGCCCACGGCCCGAAAGACCTGGTGGTGCTGATCCTGGAGGACCAATGA